In Prosthecobacter sp. SYSU 5D2, one genomic interval encodes:
- a CDS encoding bifunctional oligoribonuclease/PAP phosphatase NrnA, protein MSSTLTPLSEIADALRPAQRIAIAAHVRPDGDAVGSVMGLALSLRAMGKTVYALLEDGVPLNLTFLPEVATILTPPYADFDIDVAVALDTATHERVGEQTQAVLARAPLFIDIDHHPSNPGYGHLNHVDGTQPAVGQIVYDLLKTGGFPITDAVMQHLYTAISTDTGSFQYSSTNPRTHEIAAEMLRAGLDTSRLSQLIYHTFPARRLLLLRAMLNEMELRAEGRIASWQFTQALMDEIQVQPGDTEGLIDTLRMIDTVVSAVIFEEMAGGKVRVSARSKDPRLDVSAVCGQFGGGGHRMASGTRMKGPIQVAAETFLTALENEVRRLD, encoded by the coding sequence ATGTCTTCCACCCTGACTCCGCTCTCTGAGATTGCCGACGCCCTGCGCCCAGCCCAGCGCATCGCCATTGCTGCGCACGTGCGGCCGGACGGAGATGCCGTCGGTTCGGTCATGGGCCTGGCGCTGAGCCTGCGGGCCATGGGCAAGACGGTGTATGCGCTGCTGGAGGATGGCGTGCCGCTGAACCTGACGTTTCTGCCGGAGGTGGCCACCATCTTGACGCCGCCATATGCGGATTTTGACATTGATGTCGCGGTGGCCCTGGACACGGCCACGCATGAGCGGGTGGGCGAGCAGACGCAGGCCGTACTGGCCCGCGCGCCGCTGTTTATTGATATTGACCATCATCCCAGCAATCCCGGCTACGGGCATCTGAACCATGTGGACGGCACGCAGCCGGCGGTGGGCCAGATCGTCTATGATCTGCTGAAAACGGGCGGCTTTCCCATCACGGATGCGGTGATGCAGCATCTCTACACGGCCATCAGTACGGACACGGGCTCTTTCCAATATTCCAGCACGAATCCGCGCACGCATGAAATCGCGGCGGAGATGCTGCGTGCGGGGCTGGATACCTCCCGGCTCTCACAGCTCATTTATCACACCTTTCCCGCCCGCCGCCTGTTGCTGCTGCGCGCCATGCTGAATGAGATGGAGCTCCGCGCGGAGGGACGGATCGCCAGCTGGCAGTTTACCCAGGCGCTGATGGATGAAATCCAGGTGCAGCCGGGGGATACGGAGGGCCTCATTGATACCCTGCGGATGATTGATACCGTGGTCTCCGCCGTCATCTTTGAGGAGATGGCCGGGGGCAAAGTCCGCGTCAGCGCCCGGTCCAAGGACCCGCGGCTGGACGTCTCCGCCGTGTGCGGCCAGTTTGGGGGCGGAGGCCACCGCATGGCCTCCGGCACCCGCATGAAAGGCCCCATCCAGGTGGCCGCAGAAACCTTTTTGACCGCCCTAGAAAATGAAGTCCGAAGACTCGATTAA
- the truB gene encoding tRNA pseudouridine(55) synthase TruB, whose protein sequence is MTSHDVVAVARRCLNTKKIGHCGTLDPMATGMLILVIGTGTKLQDLLMSEDKEYIGSLRLGATTSTQDREGEILEEKPVPAFTDDQIREAFDAYRGDFYQTPPMVSAIKIDGVPLYKLARQGKEVERKPRFVRVYDYQLNKIAVPDVDFRVVCTKGFYVRTYAHDIGQKLGCGAHLTALRRSRSGHFKFEPGNHTTFSALKEGRREEVMASMMSLYDVSKLRGA, encoded by the coding sequence ATGACCTCCCACGATGTGGTGGCCGTGGCCCGCCGCTGCCTGAATACCAAAAAGATCGGCCACTGCGGCACCCTGGATCCGATGGCCACCGGCATGCTCATCCTGGTCATCGGCACCGGCACGAAGCTGCAGGACCTGCTGATGAGCGAGGACAAGGAATACATCGGCAGTCTGCGCCTGGGCGCGACCACCAGTACGCAGGATCGGGAAGGGGAGATCCTGGAGGAAAAGCCCGTGCCCGCCTTCACCGACGACCAGATCCGCGAAGCCTTTGACGCCTACCGGGGTGATTTCTACCAGACGCCGCCCATGGTCAGCGCCATCAAGATTGATGGCGTGCCGCTTTATAAACTGGCCCGTCAGGGCAAGGAAGTGGAGCGCAAACCGCGCTTCGTCCGGGTGTATGATTATCAGCTCAACAAGATCGCGGTGCCAGACGTGGATTTCCGGGTGGTGTGCACCAAAGGGTTTTACGTCCGCACGTATGCGCATGACATCGGCCAGAAGCTGGGCTGCGGCGCGCATCTGACCGCGCTGCGCCGTTCCCGCAGCGGGCACTTCAAGTTTGAGCCGGGAAATCACACCACCTTCAGCGCGCTCAAAGAGGGCCGCCGGGAGGAAGTGATGGCTTCGATGATGAGCCTGTATGATGTTTCCAAGCTCCGTGGGGCGTAG